The following is a genomic window from Cryptococcus decagattii chromosome 2, complete sequence.
TGTGGAGAATGGAAGTCGTTATCGAACATAAGCCGATCCATTATGTGGGTACCAGCATCACTAaagcttttgctctcaactTGCAAAATCATCAGGCCCCTCCTTTGAGGCCTCTTTCCCCTATACCGTCTTTATACATTGGCTCGGATGCCTACGTTTCCGAAGTGCGTCTTTGCGTTCCGCACGGCGTTTTCGGACCGGGTGACTCGTTTCATGTTGCCTTGCAGATCAAGCCCGAGAATCCTACTACAATGATAAAGAAGGTCACGGTGGTACTGGAACGCCTTATCACACTGGTGGACACCAAGTCCGCTAGTCAACGAGATTCCTTTAACGATCCATCGCCCTCGAAAAGGCGCCATATGCACTCCTCTCGGTCTTACTCTCCTACACAGTCTTCGAAACTCTCTTCCATTCTCCGTCGAAGTCTATCACCTCGCCCGCCTTTTCATCGGCTACGACCTGATTTGCATCCATTGATCGATCATTCTGTTCGACATGAGGGCCAAGTAATTCGCGACAAGATTACAGAATCGGCCAGTACCGAGATGTCTTCGGAAGGGGCTGGATTCTGGTGTTCTTTACCTATGTCTCTTCCACGTCGAACAGGGAAATGGGCTTTGGGCGAAACTCATCAGACCGGCTTGGTATCAATATCATATCAGCTCAGAGCCTCAATTACATTCAAGAGTGATCGTCGCACGTCACCTTCCGAGACATTTGTCCTCCCTGCTGTCCCTGTCATCCTCATTTCCACCTCGACCGCAGAAAGATTAGATGCAGTTGCAGCGGCCCGACCTAAAAGAAAGAAGCTAGGGTCATTAGGGAAGGGGCTGTATCTTCACGGAGAGAATAGCAGCATCGTTGATTCCGAAAGTCCTATTCTAAGCCAAGAGCCTCCTGCATTGTTACCGGTCAGTGGTGTCGCAACTGACATTAAACCTATCCTCTTGCCTCCAGACAAGTCGCAACATCCACCGCCGCAATCGATATCTTTCAGTTTCCCTTCACCTCCACAGCGTTCTCCAACAGTCAGTTCTCTCCCCATACATTCACTTCTCAATCCGGAAACCTCCAAATCACCCCCCAACCATCAACTTCTATCACCTCCTCCTACTCGAAAGGGTCCAAGCTCGCTTGCTGAGGTCGTGGATCCGGAATCTGGATCTTTGCTTCAGCTATTTCACGCCCAAGGATCTGGTCGTCGTATCTCGACTACAACgtctgaagaagaagaagtgcAACCCTCTCGTTCCCGTCAAAAACTGCGTGCAGAACTGCCTACTACCGTTGCTGGGTTTGAGTGGCCGTCTTTGTCTTCCCTTGATGCTTTGGGTATGGGGTTACCTCACGTACCAGAAGATCATCGGCCAAGATCGCGCCCAAGAACAGCCCCTATACATTCTGCCTTTGCTGTGTCAAAAAATGATGTACCGCCACCGTTGAGTGGGAGGTTTGGGAGAACAATGTCTGGAGGCGAACTGCAACAAAGGCCAGTGACAAGTGCCGGAGCATCAAGAAGCTGGAGGGAGGACAAGGATGCAGTGACGTTTGCATTCGCTTTACCAGAAGACAAGGAGCATACAGATATGGGAGGCTAAGATTAGAAGGTTTGGCAGTCATTACCTATTTTTTTCCGTCATTTGTATCAATTGCTCGCTTCATAACTCAAATAGTCTATAATCGTGGGCTGTTGCACAATCGCCCATATCTTCATTGCCCATATCTTCATTGCCCATATTATTTTTACCATAGCATTGTTTTCATCCCACATTTCATGAGGAATTCATCATAGTAACGACAGCTCTCATTCCGCTTATGTATATTTGTATCAATTGCCTGTTGCTCCATATTTAGGGCTCACCGTCATTGCTCTAAAATAGTTGTGCAGCATTACTTTGTTGTTGCAACTCCCCACTTTTGTGGACGACAGTGCCGCTTTGTGCCGGTAAATGCCCTTTCCGCCGTGGGAACTCGGAACTGCACAATCGCCTTCGGCCCGAGGTGGCTCGGACGGGCGCATCTGGCAGTTGTTATTGCACCGGCTATAGTCCGTAGTATACTCATCTTTACCCACATATATAATAGCTTTTTTACGGCAGTTCCTATTGTATAGATggcttttctttttgcaATATACTAGTTAGCAACTTTCAATAATAATGGCTCCAGCTCGTAAGTGCTTTGCTCAACGTATCTGTGGAAGCTGACAGTGCTAACTGAAAACGTTACAATTTGAATGCCACCTCCAGAAAAGCATCTTCTCAACACTCCTCAGACCCTTGTGGTCGATTCACTTAGGGGTCTGGCCACCCTCAATCCTAATGTAAAACTTGATGAGACCCAAAGAGGTGGGTAGAACGAGTTCATGCCAGAGACAGGCTGTTGATTCTTTACCCAGTAATCTACACACCTCCATCAGAATCTAAAGTCGCTCTTCTCTCAGGCGGCGGTTCGGGTCACGAACCTGCCCATGCCGCATTTGTAGGACCTGGATTGCTATCAGCTGCAATCTGCGGAAACATTTTTGCTTCCCCGAACGTCGCTCAAATCCGTCGAGGACTCGAGTTGGTGACACGCGAAAAGGGTAGTCTTATCGTAGTCATGAACTACACAGGCGATGCTTTACACTTCGGTTTGGCTGCCGAACAACACAGGAGTGCAGGGAAAGTTGGAGATGTTCGAGTCTTGATGGTTGGCGATGATGTGGCTGTCGGCAGGGAACAGGGAAGCATCGTTGGTAGACGGTGGGTCTTAAACTGTTGCTGCAATAAATCATTAGCTGACCGGAAGGATTTAGAGGGCTGGCCGGTACAATTTTGGTGTACAAAGTGGCTGCCGCTCTTTCCGATAAAGGTGCCGACCTTGACTCTGTAGAAAACATTGCCAAATATGTAGCGTCCCGGCTCGGCACTCTTGGTGTGGGCCTCGAACACTGTCATGTAAAGTGCATCCTCACATaagaaagaaacaaaaGCTCATTTATCGTAGGTGCCAGGAACTCGTGCTGGTACTTCCCACCTTGGATCCAACGAAGTCGAAGTTGTATGTAGTCCCTTTACATTTGCCTTATCCGCATTTTCTCACATACCACTCAAATCAAGGGCATGGGTATTCACAACGAAGCCGGCACTTACAAGCTCGACATGACAACTGTGTCCGAATTGGTGGGGAGAATGCTCACCCAAATCACCGATACCACCGACAAGGACAAATCGTTTGTGCCTTTTAAAGGCAACGGCTCTGATGAGGTAGTGTTGTTGGTGAACGACTTGGGAGCCATAAGCGAGCTTGAAATGGGTGGCATCACAAACGAAGGTAAGTACCTAGCTCTACCATATAGCGTAGGGTGTTAAAAGACAGAATTTAGCCGTCAAATGGCTTCAGTCACGGAACATCAAAGTTCGTCGGGTCCTTGCTGGTACTTATATGACATCTCTCAACATGCCTGGTTTCTCCcttactcttcttctcctcccttctGCTTCTGAAAAACCACCTTACTCTGCCCATGAGATTCTTGAGTACCTTGACACTCCGGCTAGTGCTCCAGGATGGAAGTGGCATGCAGGTAGGGAACCCGGAACGCTTGATGTGAAGACAGAAGAGGCATCTATTCCCGTGCAGAAAGACAACGCTGTTTTACCATGTAAGTGGTGTGACTTGGACCAAGACGTATACTGATTGCACTCTAGCCACTGATTCAAAAGGCTTCCTTGCTGCTATTACCCGGGCTTGCAAGGCTCTTATTGCCGCCGAGCCTGAACTCACTGAACAAGATCAGATCGCCGGAGATGGGGATGCAGGTCTCACTTTGGAGGCCGGCGCCAAGGGTGTATTGAAGGCGATTGAGCAGGGCCGATTGAAGGGCGAAAATGTTGTGCAGGATATCAAGATCATTGCCGAAATTGTCGAGGAGGACATGGGTGGCACTTCCGGTGCTCTTTACTCGTAAGTCGTATTAAAGCGAGGAAAATTCGTAAACTTATGTTGTTTTAGGATATTCTTTGCCGGACTGGGCAAATCCTTGAGAGATGCTGCGACGAATGGTGCCAAGAACACAACCCCCGAGGTTTGGAGCAAAGCCGCTGCTGGAGCGCTGGACACGCTCTACAAATGTTAGTCCAGAAGTAGTACAACTAACGTGTATGCTTATTACCTATTTCTTATAGACACTCGTGCCAGGCCTCCTTCTCGAACTCTTGTTGACCCCCTTGACGCTTTTATTGCCTCCTTACCTTCAAAAGGACTTTCCTCCGCGGCAGAAGACGCTCTTGCGGCAGCAGACAAGACTAAAGAGCTCGTGGCTAAGGCTGGTCGAGGAGCCTATGTGAATCAGGAAGATCTGAAGAAGCGTGAAGTCCCGGATCCCGGAGCTTGGGGTATCTGGCGAATTGTGGATGGCTTGCGAGGGTTTGAGGCGtgagaatggaaagaacTTTTGGAAAAATAGTATGATCAAATTCAATACATGATGTATCCCAAAAAGATTCTAGGGTTGGGCAGGAATGTGCTGGGATAATGATGAAGTTATCTATGCGGACACTTTTTGGAAAACGTGCTGCTGACTTACATTGAAACCGGGTAAGGGAGGAAGACCCCATCTGGTAGGATCCCATTCCTCCAGATGAGTAAGGACTTCCTTGGCACCATATGTCTCTTCCGGATTAAGAGCAAGTAACTCAGCATCAGGAACCCAGATGACTATTTATGATTGTACGCATCAGACAATCGCAACATGCTTCTGATCGCACTGACTCACCATTCATCCCTGCCGCGATACCCGCTAAGACACCTGGCCGGGCATCCTCAAACACTAATCCTCGacttctttcctccttttgcTCTTCAGTAGCTTCATCAGCGGTACC
Proteins encoded in this region:
- a CDS encoding dihydroxyacetone kinase, whose protein sequence is MAPAQKHLLNTPQTLVVDSLRGLATLNPNVKLDETQRVIYTPPSESKVALLSGGGSGHEPAHAAFVGPGLLSAAICGNIFASPNVAQIRRGLELVTREKGSLIVVMNYTGDALHFGLAAEQHRSAGKVGDVRVLMVGDDVAVGREQGSIVGRRGLAGTILVYKVAAALSDKGADLDSVENIAKYVASRLGTLGVGLEHCHVPGTRAGTSHLGSNEVEVGMGIHNEAGTYKLDMTTVSELVGRMLTQITDTTDKDKSFVPFKGNGSDEVVLLVNDLGAISELEMGGITNEAVKWLQSRNIKVRRVLAGTYMTSLNMPGFSLTLLLLPSASEKPPYSAHEILEYLDTPASAPGWKWHAGREPGTLDVKTEEASIPVQKDNAVLPSTDSKGFLAAITRACKALIAAEPELTEQDQIAGDGDAGLTLEAGAKGVLKAIEQGRLKGENVVQDIKIIAEIVEEDMGGTSGALYSIFFAGLGKSLRDAATNGAKNTTPEVWSKAAAGALDTLYKYTRARPPSRTLVDPLDAFIASLPSKGLSSAAEDALAAADKTKELVAKAGRGAYVNQEDLKKREVPDPGAWGIWRIVDGLRGFEA